The Chitinophagales bacterium genome includes a region encoding these proteins:
- a CDS encoding translocation/assembly module TamB domain-containing protein: MLSGIALISFLASEDFQKWTAIKASSLLSKELDTEFSLQSLKIDWGAEIELSEILIRDQENDTLLYIEKLNLDAGLLSLLEKEIHVEALLLQNIKLNLRQIDSSIYNFSFLFPPPDTSKKNSFDWPIYLDQAELNTIDFSLVSEQSNIKISNKNLLLDGSLLLKERKITAGNLSLLQPDVYINVFPDSTETTVNNDSIANILMPDIGWHITNETLELTEGHFVLNSVGTSRTEGKFDPKHMNFSDINININSVNWEKSALQADIEKVAFAEHSGIAMHHLKTRAELSDTAIRLQNFETKTAHSELSLNAHAQFYSPADLYQLHKDNAFQIELINSHAGINDLSLFIDSAILDQLPDYKIDGKINGTLAALNTENLKIKIGKKSHLHLNGKLKNLLHTDSISWEVNSIDLAAYKSDINTYLKNQLGEEIFYYTHYTLKGRASGNLSTVNLQNTVLQAGNALWLKLDGNYTHSATSTGRSGNISLDLRQLTNAAFRPFAGENEWLSALEKFRLKGNIELQNDKSNTDLTLQSSAGILNIKGNALINDAFMPEEYAFSLDSENFDLAKLPLDTALKNISFSAKLNGKGLHPDTLAADLQMAIHQLHYKNHKWKQIDLEAKWQNNQLQSKLNVNDTMAGLQLTAFWKPGELDSIALNWNVDSFLVASVSEAYDKMRVASKGEISYSGDFNQKHAARGNIQNFSIEDSAITLHQKDTKFWFEQTDSSRSKGNINSEILSANWDGPGTPYWKKLPNMAIAMADKYFPIRDLLGVKRVVFDKQILDAPLQLKLTFSQPAKWASLFLPELNQLDTLGLEMNWQPGDTAFTLNLFTPDLDYSGMGWQQMSIRSLGQKTDFNFLLRLDSVFVKDKISLNRFEFESNVLNDSLFSAINIWDDSSNNTLSINNLYTKEKESNRFKLYFREPFVLNQKEWNVDPGNFIYLGAEDFDFEPLILSRENQQFSIGKQKGKSNALNMNMQNISIREITKILSFEEPDLQGNINASVVFTFSPEIEVDGDINITNLFIENSDAGSLDITASLIDNLATFDASLRGPNGQMQAFGEYNVLDNTINASADVPKLPVAFITAFLPEYVDSSSGHLSAKAKIKGSITKPVFSGKLDLNEVRSWIVPLQTYYTLDGKGIEIDNKQFLVKNLDLKDRYGSTGSIQGSVLHQNFSKLELFLQMKAKDFTFFEIPKNDKEFLSGTLRLDLDAKVRGSLEQPVVNLNAKTRETTDLLVSLIDEQQAIAQEDYVFYYDPERVDSTTKEKLLFSETGFSLFMNLQATNEAQLQIIVDPISGDYLELNGNSNLSVEIEPNKTPVVTGTYTVKSGSYRFSYEQVLKKRFNIQEDSKINFTGDPMEAQLDINAIYSTETTTYELIEDQSATLSSSENEAARKKSKVNVFLKIGGVLSKPELSFDIQIPGGQSNIASAVTRRLTQLREDEAELNKQVFGLLLFNSFISSGGGGDIGSSGEAAALNSVSKLINNQLNNLAGKHVKAIDISFAFDAYKDRFAETDKTIAEVGLDLSKSFLDNRLSVKIGGNLNLENESVSAEEAQAMQQVSNDFVVEYKLTENGRYRVKVFQTANYDLINNNNVFRTGAGVSFHETFGKIFRDEQEKEAKKKTKEKEEADEED, translated from the coding sequence TTGCTCTCAGGGATTGCATTGATTAGTTTCCTGGCTTCTGAAGATTTTCAAAAATGGACAGCCATAAAAGCGAGCAGTTTACTTTCAAAAGAATTGGATACGGAGTTCAGCTTGCAATCGCTTAAAATAGATTGGGGAGCCGAAATAGAACTTTCTGAAATTCTGATTAGAGATCAGGAGAACGACACTTTGCTCTATATCGAAAAACTCAATTTAGATGCCGGCCTGCTCAGTCTTTTAGAAAAGGAAATTCATGTAGAAGCACTGCTGCTGCAAAATATCAAATTGAATTTGCGGCAAATCGATTCAAGCATCTATAATTTTTCATTTCTATTTCCTCCTCCCGATACCAGCAAAAAAAACAGTTTCGACTGGCCTATTTATTTGGACCAGGCTGAGCTCAACACAATTGATTTTAGCCTTGTTAGCGAGCAAAGCAATATAAAAATCAGCAATAAAAACCTATTGCTTGATGGCAGCTTACTCTTAAAAGAAAGAAAAATAACTGCCGGAAATTTATCACTGCTTCAGCCCGATGTGTACATAAATGTATTCCCGGACAGCACTGAAACCACAGTAAATAATGATTCAATTGCCAACATCCTGATGCCCGATATTGGTTGGCACATAACAAATGAAACACTTGAATTGACCGAAGGGCATTTTGTGCTCAACTCAGTTGGAACATCCAGAACTGAAGGGAAATTTGATCCAAAACACATGAATTTCTCAGACATCAATATCAATATTAATTCTGTAAATTGGGAAAAATCTGCACTACAGGCTGATATTGAAAAAGTGGCATTTGCCGAGCACAGCGGCATAGCAATGCATCATTTAAAAACCCGGGCAGAACTTTCAGACACCGCCATCAGGCTTCAAAATTTCGAAACCAAAACTGCACATTCTGAACTTTCACTCAACGCACATGCTCAATTTTATTCACCGGCAGACCTTTATCAATTGCACAAAGACAATGCATTTCAGATTGAGCTCATCAACTCGCATGCGGGTATAAATGACCTCAGCCTTTTTATAGACAGCGCAATATTAGATCAATTGCCGGATTATAAAATTGATGGAAAAATAAACGGCACCCTCGCAGCACTCAATACTGAAAACCTAAAAATTAAAATCGGTAAAAAAAGCCATCTACACTTAAACGGCAAACTGAAAAATCTACTCCATACTGATTCCATAAGCTGGGAAGTAAACAGCATTGATCTTGCTGCATACAAAAGCGATATAAACACTTATCTCAAAAATCAACTGGGGGAAGAAATCTTTTACTACACCCACTATACTCTAAAAGGCAGGGCTTCTGGAAATCTGAGTACTGTGAATTTGCAAAATACCGTGCTGCAGGCCGGCAACGCACTTTGGCTGAAATTGGACGGAAACTATACCCACTCTGCAACAAGCACAGGACGCAGCGGAAATATCTCATTGGATCTCAGGCAATTGACCAATGCTGCTTTTCGCCCTTTTGCAGGAGAAAATGAATGGCTCAGCGCTTTGGAAAAATTCAGGCTGAAAGGCAATATTGAACTGCAGAATGACAAAAGCAACACCGACCTCACCTTACAAAGCAGTGCCGGAATTCTCAACATAAAAGGCAATGCATTGATCAATGATGCTTTTATGCCTGAAGAATATGCGTTTTCATTAGACAGTGAAAATTTTGACCTGGCTAAACTGCCACTCGATACCGCATTGAAAAATATAAGTTTCTCGGCAAAACTCAATGGAAAAGGTTTGCACCCAGATACCCTCGCAGCAGATTTGCAAATGGCCATTCATCAATTGCACTACAAAAACCACAAGTGGAAGCAAATCGACCTGGAAGCCAAATGGCAAAACAATCAACTGCAGAGCAAGCTGAATGTAAACGATACTATGGCCGGGCTGCAACTTACTGCCTTTTGGAAACCTGGAGAATTGGACAGTATTGCCCTCAACTGGAATGTTGATTCTTTCTTAGTTGCTTCTGTGAGTGAGGCTTACGACAAAATGCGGGTTGCAAGCAAAGGCGAAATCAGCTACAGTGGTGATTTCAATCAAAAGCATGCAGCAAGGGGAAATATCCAAAACTTTTCTATTGAGGACAGCGCCATTACACTCCATCAAAAAGACACAAAATTCTGGTTTGAGCAGACCGATAGCAGTCGTAGCAAAGGCAATATTAATAGCGAAATTCTGAGTGCCAACTGGGATGGCCCCGGAACGCCCTACTGGAAAAAATTGCCAAATATGGCCATAGCAATGGCAGATAAATATTTTCCCATAAGGGATTTGCTCGGGGTTAAAAGGGTGGTTTTTGATAAACAAATACTGGATGCGCCTTTGCAGCTCAAGCTCACTTTCAGCCAGCCAGCCAAATGGGCTTCATTGTTTTTGCCCGAACTCAATCAATTAGACACTTTAGGCCTTGAAATGAATTGGCAGCCGGGAGATACAGCATTTACACTGAATTTATTCACCCCTGATTTGGACTATTCGGGTATGGGCTGGCAGCAAATGAGCATTAGAAGTCTGGGACAAAAAACTGATTTCAATTTTTTACTTCGTTTAGACTCCGTTTTTGTCAAAGACAAGATCAGCCTGAATCGTTTTGAATTTGAATCAAATGTGTTGAACGACTCTCTTTTCAGTGCCATAAATATATGGGACGACAGCAGCAACAACACCCTTAGTATTAATAATCTTTATACCAAAGAAAAAGAAAGCAATCGTTTCAAACTTTATTTCCGAGAACCTTTTGTGTTAAATCAAAAGGAATGGAATGTAGATCCGGGCAATTTTATTTACCTCGGTGCAGAAGATTTTGATTTTGAACCTTTAATACTGAGCAGAGAAAACCAGCAATTTAGTATTGGCAAACAAAAAGGCAAGTCCAATGCATTAAACATGAACATGCAAAACATTTCAATTCGGGAGATTACAAAGATATTGTCCTTTGAAGAACCCGATCTGCAAGGCAATATCAATGCATCTGTGGTATTCACCTTCAGTCCGGAAATAGAAGTGGATGGAGATATTAATATCACCAATTTATTCATTGAAAACAGCGATGCAGGAAGCCTGGATATAACGGCTTCACTCATTGATAATCTCGCGACTTTCGATGCCTCACTTCGGGGGCCAAATGGCCAAATGCAGGCTTTTGGGGAGTACAATGTTTTAGACAATACAATTAATGCCTCAGCAGATGTACCAAAATTACCTGTGGCTTTTATTACCGCATTTTTACCTGAATATGTTGACAGCAGCTCTGGCCATCTCTCTGCCAAAGCAAAAATAAAAGGCAGTATTACTAAACCTGTATTTTCGGGCAAATTGGATTTGAATGAAGTGAGAAGTTGGATAGTGCCTCTGCAAACTTATTATACATTGGATGGAAAAGGCATTGAAATAGACAACAAGCAATTTCTTGTAAAAAACCTGGATTTAAAAGACCGTTACGGATCTACAGGAAGTATTCAGGGCAGTGTTCTGCACCAGAATTTTTCAAAGCTGGAGCTGTTCTTGCAAATGAAAGCCAAAGATTTTACCTTCTTTGAAATTCCCAAAAATGACAAAGAATTTTTGAGTGGCACCTTGCGGCTTGATTTGGATGCCAAAGTGCGGGGAAGCCTGGAACAACCCGTTGTAAATCTCAATGCCAAAACCCGTGAAACAACCGATCTGCTCGTCAGTCTGATTGATGAACAGCAGGCCATTGCCCAGGAAGATTATGTGTTTTATTACGATCCTGAGCGGGTGGATTCCACCACAAAAGAAAAACTGCTTTTCAGCGAAACCGGATTTAGCCTTTTTATGAATTTACAGGCTACCAATGAAGCCCAATTGCAAATCATTGTTGACCCGATAAGCGGTGATTATCTCGAACTCAATGGAAATTCAAATTTAAGCGTTGAAATTGAACCCAATAAAACACCTGTAGTTACCGGCACATACACTGTGAAATCCGGTTCGTATCGATTCAGCTACGAGCAGGTTCTGAAAAAACGTTTTAATATCCAGGAAGACAGCAAGATCAATTTTACAGGAGACCCGATGGAAGCCCAACTGGATATCAATGCGATATATAGCACCGAAACCACTACCTATGAGCTTATAGAGGATCAAAGTGCTACGCTCAGTAGTTCGGAAAATGAAGCTGCGCGTAAAAAAAGCAAAGTGAATGTGTTCCTAAAAATTGGGGGCGTATTATCCAAACCAGAACTGTCTTTTGACATTCAAATACCCGGGGGACAATCAAATATTGCCAGTGCTGTTACCCGTAGATTGACTCAACTCCGCGAAGATGAAGCAGAGCTCAACAAGCAGGTTTTTGGGTTGTTGTTGTTTAACAGCTTTATCAGCAGTGGTGGGGGTGGAGATATCGGCAGCTCCGGGGAAGCAGCAGCATTAAATAGTGTGAGCAAATTGATCAATAATCAGCTGAACAACCTGGCCGGAAAACACGTGAAAGCCATTGATATTTCCTTTGCATTTGATGCCTATAAAGACAGATTTGCCGAAACAGACAAAACCATTGCCGAGGTCGGTCTTGATCTTTCAAAAAGCTTTCTGGACAATCGCTTGTCTGTAAAAATTGGGGGAAATTTAAACTTGGAAAATGAATCGGTTTCAGCCGAGGAAGCACAAGCCATGCAGCAGGTCAGCAATGATTTTGTGGTAGAATATAAACTCACCGAAAATGGGCGATACAGAGTAAAAGTATTTCAGACTGCTAATTATGATTTAATCAACAACAACAATGTTTTCCGTACCGGTGCCGGTGTTAGTTTCCACGAAACTTTCGGAAAAATTTTCAGGGACGAGCAGGAAAAAGAGGCTAAAAAAAAGACAAAGGAAAAGGAGGAAGCGGATGAGGAAGATTAG
- a CDS encoding GIY-YIG nuclease family protein — protein sequence MSWYVYILQNPSGRLYKGMAQDSDARLGDHNAGKVKSTKAFVPWKIIYVEEMESRTAAREREKYFKSGAGRRYIKKYILD from the coding sequence ATGAGCTGGTATGTTTACATATTGCAGAACCCATCAGGCCGACTATACAAAGGTATGGCACAGGATTCCGATGCACGATTGGGAGATCACAATGCCGGAAAGGTAAAATCCACTAAAGCTTTCGTCCCATGGAAAATAATTTATGTTGAGGAAATGGAAAGTAGGACGGCTGCCCGGGAAAGGGAAAAATATTTCAAGAGCGGAGCGGGAAGGAGGTATATCAAAAAGTATATTTTGGACTGA
- a CDS encoding efflux RND transporter permease subunit, with product MTKDPNKKKKGIIREFGLSSLSVDNQTSVVVLLFIILVMGISSYKNMPKENFPEVNIPTIYVGTPYPGNSPLDIENLITRPLEKEIKTITGIKELTSTSIQDHSTIVVEFGFDVDVQVALSEVKDAVDKANSELPTDLDKEPNVFEMDFSEMPVMNVNLSGEDFSAEDLKYYAEYLQEKFEDVNEISKADIKGAHDKEVKINVDRFKMEAMEISFKDIEDAIGYENRTISGGDLLVDDFRRSIRIIGEFKNTEEIGKIVVKNRDQKIVYLKDFAEISFAYEEPESYSRSYSNDVVTLEIKKRSGENLLIATDKIKEILQKNIDTKLPNNLKVDITNDTSRMTRLQVSNLENSIISGVILVVLVLLFFLGLRNAIFVGIAIPISILLGIFVLHAMDITLNMMVLFSLVLALGMLVDNGIVVVENIYRLMQEGKSPVRAAKEGVGEVAWPIISSTATTLAAFMPLLFWDDIMGEFMQYLPLTLIIVLSSSLFVALVINPVLTSLFMKVQESEEDELKTVKKRKSRRKLLLALALGFVAAIGLYFMKNILFGNILMAVVLLVLLNLYVLTPLSVRFQDVFLPRLERLYHRTITFALDGWKPAFFLIATFLVMIGSMIFYFSKDPNVITFPENIPNYVNIFIEMPTGTDIEKTNALTKKIEKRVFDYLEQYKDETLIESVVSNVGKGTSDPNSGKIERGASPNKSRITVSFVEYQHRTVVPNTQVVLEDLRNLVEDVPGAQITVDKDANGPPLGPPISVEVSGENFDELIALSKDVMQHIEDANIPGIEELKTDLDVGKPELIVDIDRAAARRYGLSTAQIASTIRTALFGKEVSKYKEGEDDFPIMLRLSDKYRYNLEDLINQKITYRNQNNGKIVQVPISAVADVRYSSTYGAVNRKDADRVITIYSNVITGYNPNKIIAQLGEIFMDYKLPDGYTIKYTGEIEEQQKSMDFLTRAFMIALFVIFLILITQFNSITAPLIIMLSVLFSTTGVFLGLGIFNMDFVVIMTGIGIISLAGVVVNNAIVLIDYTDLVRQRRRKELGLNSKRLPKDELVSSIIIAGETRLRPVLLTAITTVLGLIPLAIGFNINFNTLFSNFDPQIFIGGDNVVFWGPMSWTIIFGLTFATFLTLVIVPVMYLTFDFAKYKLGKLFGKV from the coding sequence ATGACAAAAGATCCTAATAAAAAGAAAAAGGGCATAATTCGCGAATTTGGTTTATCCAGCCTATCGGTTGACAATCAGACAAGTGTTGTCGTGTTGCTCTTTATTATTCTTGTTATGGGCATTAGCTCCTACAAGAATATGCCTAAAGAAAATTTCCCTGAGGTGAATATTCCTACCATTTATGTAGGTACGCCCTATCCCGGGAACTCACCACTGGATATAGAAAATTTGATCACACGCCCGCTTGAAAAAGAAATAAAAACCATTACTGGGATCAAAGAACTTACTTCTACTTCTATCCAGGATCATTCCACTATTGTAGTAGAGTTTGGTTTTGATGTAGATGTACAGGTCGCCCTTAGTGAAGTGAAAGATGCCGTGGACAAAGCAAATAGCGAATTGCCCACAGATTTAGACAAAGAGCCGAATGTATTTGAGATGGATTTCTCTGAAATGCCGGTAATGAATGTCAATCTCAGCGGTGAAGATTTTTCGGCAGAAGATCTAAAGTACTATGCCGAATATTTGCAGGAAAAATTTGAAGATGTCAATGAAATATCAAAAGCAGATATCAAAGGCGCTCACGATAAAGAAGTGAAAATCAATGTAGATCGCTTCAAAATGGAGGCCATGGAAATTTCCTTTAAAGATATTGAGGATGCTATTGGCTATGAGAACCGCACTATTTCCGGAGGTGATCTTTTAGTTGACGATTTCAGGAGAAGTATCAGAATAATTGGTGAGTTTAAAAACACTGAAGAAATTGGAAAAATTGTTGTCAAAAACAGAGATCAAAAAATAGTTTACCTCAAGGATTTTGCAGAAATAAGCTTTGCGTATGAGGAGCCCGAAAGCTATTCCAGATCCTATTCCAATGATGTAGTTACACTCGAAATCAAAAAGAGAAGTGGCGAAAACCTGTTGATCGCTACCGATAAAATCAAGGAAATACTTCAAAAAAATATTGATACCAAACTTCCGAATAATTTAAAAGTAGATATTACCAACGACACTTCCAGGATGACCAGACTGCAAGTATCCAACCTTGAAAACAGCATTATTTCAGGGGTAATACTGGTGGTTTTGGTACTCTTGTTTTTCCTCGGTCTGCGCAATGCCATCTTTGTAGGAATTGCCATTCCTATTTCAATTTTGTTGGGAATATTTGTGCTCCACGCAATGGACATTACCCTCAATATGATGGTATTGTTCTCACTGGTACTTGCACTGGGAATGCTGGTGGACAATGGCATAGTAGTAGTAGAGAATATCTACCGGCTGATGCAGGAAGGCAAAAGCCCTGTTCGGGCAGCCAAAGAAGGTGTTGGTGAAGTGGCCTGGCCCATTATTAGTTCTACGGCTACTACCCTGGCCGCTTTTATGCCCCTGCTTTTTTGGGATGATATCATGGGAGAATTCATGCAATACCTCCCGCTCACGTTAATCATAGTTCTGTCCTCTTCCCTTTTTGTAGCATTGGTGATCAACCCGGTGCTGACTTCGCTATTTATGAAAGTGCAGGAAAGTGAAGAAGATGAATTAAAAACAGTAAAAAAGCGAAAATCAAGAAGAAAATTACTGTTGGCCTTGGCCCTCGGGTTTGTAGCGGCTATTGGGCTTTATTTTATGAAAAACATTTTGTTTGGAAATATATTGATGGCAGTAGTGCTGTTGGTATTGCTCAATCTTTATGTTTTGACCCCGCTTTCAGTCCGTTTTCAGGATGTGTTTTTGCCAAGACTGGAACGTTTGTACCACAGAACCATCACTTTTGCCCTTGATGGTTGGAAACCGGCTTTCTTTTTAATCGCTACTTTTTTAGTGATGATTGGCTCTATGATTTTCTATTTCTCCAAAGATCCCAATGTGATCACTTTCCCGGAGAACATTCCCAATTATGTCAATATTTTCATTGAAATGCCAACGGGTACTGATATTGAAAAAACGAATGCACTTACCAAAAAAATAGAAAAAAGAGTTTTTGATTATTTGGAGCAATACAAAGATGAAACACTCATAGAATCTGTGGTGAGCAATGTTGGAAAAGGCACATCCGATCCAAATAGCGGAAAAATAGAAAGAGGGGCATCGCCCAACAAGTCGAGAATTACAGTATCATTTGTAGAGTATCAGCACCGAACTGTAGTTCCAAATACCCAAGTCGTTTTAGAAGATTTGCGAAATTTAGTGGAAGATGTACCTGGTGCGCAAATTACGGTAGATAAAGATGCCAATGGCCCACCACTTGGCCCGCCAATATCAGTGGAGGTGAGTGGTGAAAATTTCGATGAATTGATTGCACTCTCAAAAGATGTGATGCAACATATAGAAGATGCCAATATCCCGGGAATTGAAGAACTAAAAACGGATTTGGATGTGGGGAAACCTGAATTGATCGTAGATATCGACCGTGCTGCAGCTAGGCGCTACGGCTTGAGCACAGCACAAATTGCATCAACTATAAGGACAGCACTTTTTGGAAAGGAAGTGAGCAAATACAAAGAAGGAGAAGATGATTTTCCCATCATGTTGCGCCTGAGCGATAAATACAGGTACAACCTTGAAGACCTAATCAATCAAAAGATTACCTATCGCAACCAAAACAACGGTAAAATTGTACAGGTGCCCATTTCTGCCGTTGCTGATGTGCGTTATTCTTCTACTTATGGTGCTGTAAACAGAAAGGATGCCGACAGGGTCATCACCATTTATTCAAATGTAATAACCGGGTATAACCCCAATAAAATAATTGCCCAATTGGGTGAAATTTTTATGGATTATAAATTGCCCGATGGATACACGATCAAATACACTGGAGAAATAGAAGAACAGCAAAAATCTATGGACTTCCTCACACGAGCGTTTATGATTGCGCTTTTTGTGATCTTCCTAATTTTGATCACACAGTTTAACTCTATTACTGCTCCATTGATTATTATGCTCTCGGTACTTTTCAGTACTACCGGTGTTTTTCTCGGCCTGGGTATTTTCAACATGGATTTTGTGGTCATTATGACCGGTATTGGTATTATTTCGCTTGCCGGAGTAGTGGTCAACAATGCCATTGTACTCATTGATTACACCGACCTTGTGCGACAACGCAGGCGCAAGGAACTGGGCTTAAATAGTAAAAGGTTGCCCAAAGATGAATTGGTTTCGAGTATTATTATTGCGGGTGAAACGCGTTTGCGTCCGGTGTTACTCACCGCCATTACTACAGTACTGGGACTTATACCGCTTGCCATAGGTTTTAATATCAATTTCAATACGCTGTTTAGCAATTTCGATCCCCAGATATTTATAGGGGGCGACAATGTTGTATTCTGGGGGCCTATGTCATGGACCATTATTTTCGGATTGACTTTTGCCACTTTCCTCACGCTGGTAATAGTTCCGGTGATGTACCTGACTTTCGATTTTGCAAAATACAAACTGGGCAAGTTGTTTGGGAAGGTTTAA
- a CDS encoding efflux RND transporter periplasmic adaptor subunit encodes MKKFIWISSILSILIFLQACSSPKKGSELDQKKAELEKLKKDRGDLSTKIFNLEEEIREIDPGYFDQGKGKPVTVIPVKQTTFNHYFEVQGTAESENSIAVSTDMGGLVTKVLVDEGDKVNEGQLLVQLDNSVVVKNIDELETSLELAKKLYEKQKRLWEKNIGSEVDYLQSKNRKEQLEGQLASAQAQLNKTKIKAPFSGTVDRIYVKVGEVASPGMPAVRVMNLEQIKIEADVSENYLGSMVEGDSVDVHFPAIKTSRKGIIKSVGQYIDPANRSFKIYVRIPNTDRVIKANLLATVSINDYTKKDALVIPTRLIQFSRDGEYIYVESENEHGHKIAKKVFIQKGKTYKGHSVIEKGLNPNDKVVDEGHRDLANGDKIEIVE; translated from the coding sequence ATGAAAAAATTTATTTGGATCAGCAGTATCCTTTCAATTTTAATTTTTTTGCAGGCTTGCTCTTCACCTAAAAAAGGCAGCGAACTCGATCAAAAAAAAGCTGAATTAGAAAAGCTAAAGAAAGATCGTGGCGACCTCAGTACCAAGATATTTAACCTGGAAGAAGAAATCAGGGAAATTGACCCAGGTTATTTTGACCAGGGAAAAGGAAAACCGGTGACAGTAATCCCAGTAAAGCAAACCACTTTCAATCATTACTTTGAAGTGCAAGGTACAGCAGAATCTGAAAACAGTATTGCTGTAAGTACCGATATGGGCGGCCTTGTTACAAAAGTTCTTGTAGATGAAGGTGATAAAGTCAATGAAGGCCAGCTCCTTGTTCAGCTTGATAATTCAGTGGTTGTCAAAAATATAGATGAACTGGAAACCTCTTTGGAATTGGCCAAAAAGCTATACGAAAAACAAAAAAGGCTTTGGGAAAAAAATATCGGTTCAGAAGTGGATTATCTACAAAGCAAAAATCGCAAAGAGCAGCTGGAGGGACAGTTGGCTTCTGCGCAGGCGCAATTGAACAAAACCAAAATAAAAGCACCATTTTCCGGTACAGTTGACAGAATTTATGTGAAAGTGGGCGAAGTAGCCAGCCCGGGAATGCCTGCGGTGCGTGTAATGAATTTAGAGCAAATAAAAATTGAAGCCGATGTATCTGAAAATTATCTTGGCAGCATGGTTGAGGGGGATAGCGTAGATGTCCATTTTCCTGCTATAAAAACTTCCAGAAAGGGAATCATAAAATCTGTAGGTCAATATATTGATCCTGCCAACAGAAGCTTTAAAATATATGTGCGCATTCCCAATACAGACCGTGTTATTAAGGCAAATTTATTGGCCACCGTTTCTATCAATGATTATACAAAGAAAGATGCCCTGGTGATTCCTACCCGGTTAATTCAGTTTAGCAGAGATGGAGAATACATTTATGTGGAGTCTGAAAATGAGCACGGACATAAGATTGCCAAAAAAGTATTTATCCAAAAAGGCAAAACCTATAAAGGACATTCAGTAATAGAAAAAGGACTGAATCCAAATGATAAAGTAGTTGATGAAGGCCACAGAGACCTGGCCAATGGCGATAAAATTGAGATCGTAGAATAA
- a CDS encoding TolC family protein: MSILKNSIALCVLVFIAVLAVAQEYPEQKDIQTFSLKEAQEYALKHSNLMKNAELDYQISKKQTLEVITEGLPKILGEFNYQNNFNLPETVIPAGAFPGLDEEFVTFFGVQHQATADISVNQLIVDGRYFIGLKANKAILSVADGQVQLKEIDLKNTIASTYYSTLVAIESKALLDSNFQTLEQLLAETEELYKEGFSEELDVDRLRLNLANLESAKTKADLQAQLSLNVLKYQMGMELNSEIELTDNLEELLSETEAIEVNAPFDHTQRVEHNLLQTQHELRGYEAKSIRAGYFPSVYFFGGYSYFNQRSSFEEIYQEDWFESGFYGLNIKVPIFDSYKRGAQVQQKKLDQLKIKNNLENFEQQAKLEVKQARTNYSNALNEYNNQTQNLELANKIYNKVQEKYKEGVSSSMELANSETDLTDTQTNYINALYNLLLRKTELDKALGEL, from the coding sequence ATGAGTATATTAAAAAACAGTATTGCTCTCTGTGTTTTAGTTTTTATCGCTGTATTAGCTGTAGCACAGGAATATCCCGAGCAAAAAGACATACAAACATTTTCACTGAAGGAAGCACAGGAATATGCCTTAAAGCACTCCAACCTGATGAAAAATGCAGAACTCGATTATCAGATCAGCAAAAAACAAACCCTGGAAGTGATCACTGAAGGGCTGCCAAAAATATTGGGAGAGTTCAATTACCAGAACAATTTCAACTTGCCCGAAACGGTAATTCCTGCCGGAGCCTTTCCCGGTCTGGACGAAGAATTTGTCACCTTTTTTGGTGTGCAGCATCAAGCTACTGCAGATATTTCTGTAAACCAATTAATAGTAGATGGGCGCTATTTTATTGGTTTGAAAGCCAATAAGGCTATTTTAAGTGTTGCCGATGGGCAGGTGCAGTTGAAGGAAATAGATTTAAAAAACACCATTGCGTCCACTTATTATTCAACATTGGTGGCCATTGAAAGCAAAGCACTTTTAGACAGCAATTTTCAAACACTGGAACAATTGCTTGCAGAAACAGAGGAATTATACAAAGAAGGTTTTTCAGAAGAATTGGACGTAGATCGCCTGAGGCTTAACCTGGCCAATCTCGAATCGGCAAAAACCAAAGCCGATCTTCAGGCACAACTCAGTTTGAATGTGCTGAAATATCAAATGGGAATGGAATTAAACAGTGAAATCGAATTGACAGACAATTTAGAGGAGTTGCTTTCTGAAACTGAGGCAATAGAAGTTAACGCACCATTTGACCATACGCAACGCGTTGAACACAATTTATTGCAAACACAACACGAGCTCAGGGGCTATGAGGCAAAAAGTATCCGGGCTGGCTATTTCCCTTCCGTATATTTTTTCGGAGGCTATAGCTATTTCAATCAGCGCAGTAGTTTTGAAGAGATCTATCAGGAAGACTGGTTTGAAAGCGGCTTCTACGGGTTAAATATTAAAGTCCCTATTTTTGATTCTTATAAAAGAGGTGCTCAAGTTCAACAGAAAAAACTCGATCAGCTAAAAATCAAAAACAACCTTGAAAACTTTGAGCAGCAGGCAAAATTGGAAGTAAAGCAGGCTCGCACCAATTACAGCAATGCCCTGAATGAATACAACAACCAGACGCAAAACCTGGAATTGGCAAACAAGATTTACAATAAGGTACAGGAGAAATACAAAGAAGGGGTGAGTTCAAGTATGGAACTGGCCAATTCTGAAACAGACCTGACAGATACTCAGACCAATTATATCAATGCATTATACAATTTGCTTTTGAGAAAAACAGAATTAGACAAAGCTTTAGGAGAATTATAA